The Musa acuminata AAA Group cultivar baxijiao chromosome BXJ2-5, Cavendish_Baxijiao_AAA, whole genome shotgun sequence genomic interval TCGCAGACTGCTTTTACTTCCAAAAAAGACTACGGAAAGGAAGATAGAAAAGCTCAATGGGTAATCTCCCAGCAGTCCTTGCAGGGGCTTATACCTTCTGATATCATTGCCAATGGAAGACGGTCTTCTTTGATTGCTGAACAGGCAAAGAGACGTGCTGAGATAGCCAGGTAATTGAATTAACAACAAAATACTTATGAATAGGCAAAATCATactattaaacatgatatgattcaGATAATCGATCGATCAATAAACTAACAGTTTCTGTCTTAATAAATGGTGGCCATTTGGAAGTTTAAGTAATTCTTGAGATCTTTATGCGGATTGTGATTagtctctttctcttcctttacGATCGTCTtcatttgaaataaattaaatattcacTCAGTTCCAAGTCATCGTAAAATTCTAGGTCTTTACCATTCCTAAAATTCACTCCTATCGGACACGATCCTTCACTCGGAATCTACTTGAAGAAAGTTCTCTAACTTGAGAACATAGTTTATGTCAGTAGTTATTATTTATTTCTCCTCATTCAATATGCAAGAGACCCTGGCCATCGATCAAAGCTGACCTGAATGGCTATAGGCAAAATTGAGACTCCTTTCCGTATTGTACTAATTATCAGATCGACTTTTGTGATACTTTGCATTGGCAACAAAAAGTTTGGCAGCATGTGAAGGGTTCGTTCTTTACTCGATGATCCTTGCCTCAACAGTTTTGTTTCTTGAACATCTTGTTTCGAGTTCTATTCTTTTCATGGTTTCATTCTAACAAAGAGATGTTCTGTTTTGCAGATTGGGAGAAATACACACGTTAAGAGGACACGTAGAATCTGTGGTGAGACTGAAGAAGTTAGACATCAATGTTATTCAAACTGCTCACACAGTATGATACCTACCAGCGATAACCTTTTCACTACAACTGCGGAATAGATTCATGAGACTCCGGTTAAAGAACTTTTGCTCTTTTACTTTTCACCACATTCTGATAAGCCCATAATATGAACAAGATAGGTGATTTAAGTTTATGATAGTCATTGAAATGATGGATTCGGACAATGTTCCTTCAAGCAATGGAAGTGCCAGTTTTTTTCTCGTCAGACCAAGTCATGGTCAGATGTAATTGAGTTGTCAGCCAAATAATGCACACTCTGATTCAAACTTCAATAACATTGAGAAGAGTAAACAAAAGTCTCTTATTctgtttactatatatatatatatatatatatatatatatatatatatagattggcTGATGAAATTGTCCTTTCTGTTCTATAAAATTAGCTGCTGACTAGTTTGTTTAAGTAGATATTGCAGTCTCTATTTTCATGTGAGCATTTGCTGATAAAAATCACGTTGAAAGAGAACATAATTCTGAATGTTCCTCTGTCAAGCAAGATTGGATCAATCCTTGTTCAGAAATTAAATTTTACTCCTCTTTTATATGATTTGTTTGTAACTTTTAGCCAATAATGAAACTAATCATACTGATCCAGAGTAATCAAATAAATGACAGAGAAAAAGGTGGATGAGCTTCAAGTTCCACTAATATGTGGAAGAAGCAATCTCCTTTTTGTTTCTCATTGAACTAAAAGCTGACAAAAGAAATCACTGAGGATCTGCTCATATTAATAAAAACCCAATCAAGATTTTAATAACTTGTTTCTCATTGTTTTCTTTATTAATTACACAATCATCTTAATGGTcaattaatatgatttttttttttttttttgttgcgtaGAAGAAGAAGCTCACAACCTCCCATAATTCAAAGTATTCTTACTAGGGTTCTTGAAATATCTTTATATCCTAAAAATAGCTAAAACTCTGACCTTTTATTTCCCTCAGCCCGAGCCCAAGCAACAATTTGTTGTTAGTTTCTATAATGAACCAGCTCAAAAAATAACCTGATTAATTTAAATTTGACTGGATAAGATATCAGTTCCATGGATAACATttaatgacgacgacgacgacgacgacgacaacaacAACAGTGACTTGCTAACGAAGAACAAcaataatagtagtagtagtaataatTATGatcataacaataataataataataatatgtattaTGTATAGTTTTAATCACCCGAACTGTTTGAGATCAAGCAAACTCAAGCTGATCAACAACCCTCTGTTTATAAGGATTAGCGCCAATTCGAGGTCAAATATTATGGGCCGACTCGGGCCTATTAATTTACGAGGAATCCCCTATTAGTTTAGGGGTTGACATTGGAGCCCCTTCCTATAAAATCCTAATTAAAGCTCTTCGCTTCTTTCAAAACCCTAGTGATCCTACCCCGGAGCGCAGAAGAAACCTTGGTCGTTCGCCCATGGCGGAAGCCACCGATGGCCGAAGcgacacgaagaagaagaagaagaagcggaacAAGCGAGTGAGCGTGGAGATGAAGGCTCTGTCTGAGGCCGCCGATCGCGTCGCCCCGGTCGTCGGCTACTTTCCCTCGGGATACGATCCCCGGGGGGAGGGCGCCGATCCCAGCATCAAGGTCTTTAGGAACAAGAAGAGGCCCAACCGCCTCGAGCTCGTCGTGAGTCCCAGTGGCACCGGCGTCGACTTCGTTGGCAAGAGCTACGCCGGCGAGGCCGCGGGAGCACAGATCTGTAGCTACGCGCTCGGGGTCCTCGACAAGGAGTCGCAGACCCTCAGGATTGTGCCCATCGCCTCCAACAAGGTTTCTTATCTGAATAAGATCATTCTTTTTGTTGCAATTCATCTTAGCCACTAGATTAATGGTAGACGTTCGAACTACGGGTTTGGCTTCGAAAAGCAATCTTTTCCCAGAATTTGTTCGTGATGTGGTTTTGGCTACTTTTTGCATTAGTGGGTCTTTAAAATTGGAGATTTTTGTAGATTACTGACATCGTTTAACTTTTTGTATTAGATTTCTTGATTACTAGAGTTTAAGAAGACCAATGACTTGTTTTTCTTCAAACATATTCAGAAATCAGATTTTCTGTTCATCTTTTAGTTGAATAGCTTAAAAGAATTTTTTGTGCAACAAGTAATCTGCGTTGTTTAAGACCCTTAAATTAATTAGTGGTAATGATCATTATATTTTATTAGAATCTTTATATGTTGTTGAAACATACATTTGCTGATTCTGGCTTGTTGTACATCTGATTTCTATTttgtgcttgtaatcttgaaggaTCCTATGGCACACTGATTGGATCTTTCATTGCTATGTTTCTCAGTGATGCACCTAATATCTTTTTTTATCGGGGTCTGTATACTATGATGTGGGTATTTTGTTCAACGTATTTAAAGATGCATCTCGTTGGTACTTTTTTCCCCACCACACTTTATGTAAATTTAACATCTTGATGTCTCATTACTTAAAAATATCAGAGGATCCATAGTTGCTGTCTGTATGTTTGAGTATGTCTAACATGGAACTCCACAATAAAGGGCAGGTTCACGAATTACACAAAATCATCATCTTATTGTTCATGCATCTGTGTCATGACTGCCGAAATTATTCGGGTTATGAGTTTAAACCTCAACTTTTGGTTCCTCCAATTTATGAAGTTATTGCACCTATATAGTACCATATCTTGATTAAAGTGATTAATGCAGATCTTGAGATTGGAGCCATGGTTGAAGATGAATCCTTTTGCTGATACAGAAGTTTCAGACGGTTTAGCTGAAGAGAGTATTGCTACAAGCAAAACAGAACGAAAAATGGTGGATCTTACTAGTCTTTATGGAACAAAGAAGGATAGGGACAAGGTAATGGCTTTTACCTTAGTACTTATTACCTAATATGCCATTTCATGTTTTGTGGATTCTTTAATATTTCAATTTCAGCGATTTGAAACCTCAATGTACTTATTTATGTACATTCCTTCTTGATCTTCTTGGGTTATCTTGGTATAACTGTATATGCAGCTGCTTACCTCTATTTCTGTATATGCCTCAATAACCTGCATGCTGCAATAACTGacaacattcttaattctttTTATGTCATTGGTTGATTTCAAAATGATAGTGCAATCTTCATTGAAGCAATAGGAGGTTCTTGTAAGATGATAAAGGTACAAGAATCTTTGTCTTACAAGGGTCAATAATCAAGAAAGTACCTAACCAAAACTTAGATAAGAAGGATAAATACAACTTTTTTGTTTGTGTGGATTTATAATAAACTTCACTTTTGAACATTAATTAGGGGTCTTCTGTTATTAATATTGTTTATCTTATTTTACATCATTAATTAGGTCTGTGTTGTTGGTAGCAAGGAATAGCATGCTCCATGCTAGTTAATGATCTAAATGAAATAAAATAGCATTGATAACATGGATCCCTGATTACGGTTTGAATGTCAAGGAaggcaaataaaatattattatggttGCAACAGGAGCTTTGACATTTTATGTTCGTCTTTGTTCTTGAGTTCTCTTGGCTGGAATCTTGTTGATTCATGAGCCTTTGAAGTGCTAATAATTCTTTCTTTCAGGCAAAATTTTAGACTGTTGATATGTATTTTAGTTGTATTGGCTATAAAATAGAAGGATGATCAGTACACGAGTTTCTTGCCAATGGAGGGTCTCAAGAAAGTCAGATTATGCAGCCTTATTCTCATAAGAAGACAATCTATTTCTGTGACTCAAATTAGGGTCACCCATGACATAGAGGAGTAACCATACTGTTGTCAAACATTGCCTTCTATATTAGCTTAGAGAAGACAGACCTAAAAATTGCTTCAGATCTGAGTCTATAGATAGCACTTGTCTCCAAGCCTAGAACCCCAGTGATTTCAAAGCCTGGAGAAAAGGCTGGAATTAAACTGATAGTCAGCTGGAATTATGTCTTCCAGTGAATTCTGGCCTGCTGAAATTAGCTGTTCCCATGAATATGGGCTGTGCAAGGCTGATTTAGGCTGTTCCAGCTTGTCATTGACCTGATCTGATTCTTTTTCTTCCTTATTCTGACCTGTTGAGCTTTATCTTTAACTGCATGGAGAAGTTAAAAAAGTAGATATCTATCTCTTTGTCCAGAGGAGTATGTAAGTTTGGTCCCTAGAGTCTTGAGTTTAATTATATTTCAAAGATTCCTAAGTCTGTACAAAGCAAGGTATACATTTTCATTCGGACCAGTATGTATCAGCCAGTATTTACTGGTGCAAATGTGAACTACTTGCAAACTGCCCAATTTTGTGTGGTCCATATGGGATAGGGCTTACCATTGTTCATAGTGTGGTAAGCTCTTTTTTTAACCCTAAAATACCTCATGCTGTTTGTCACCCATCAGTGGTACTCCTATCATACTCTAATACATTTTGCTCCTCCTTTTGCCCCCATTCTCCTCCTTTTTCTTGCTTTGTCACgcactcctcttcttcttcagcttctcctcctctttttttccttctctttttctcttcctccccCTTCTAGTAATGTGGTACTTATTGACATGTGTCAATTCGTCGGTTTCCTGTCAGGTCCATATCAGTCTAGCTGATGACGCATATAAATCACAATCGTTGGTGTAGAGTATTTGATGTGAGACAAATATGTCTTTGTGCTGGTCTTTTGCACAATCATGGCACTTTCTGATCAACAAATAGCTAACAATGTCAGAAGGAAAAGAATCAGGCTGTATTAGTGGAAGTTAGCTGTTGCAGGTCTAGCATCTTTCAAGTGATGGGAGGCACGTCATCTTGACTATGTTAGCTATcttgtcattttttttttcaatgagaAAGGAGTCTCAATTGAAATCTACTTTGCTTTTCTAATATAATTTGTTATAGAAAACTCCATGGCATCTGTTCAACGTTTAATTGATTTGAGTTTTGGAACTCCCTGACATAATTAGTTGTTGATCTCTTCATTTTTTATTGTGGTCCATTTCTAAAGTTTTAGAATTCCATTTTTAGCTTTCTTCCAGGCTTAATGATTCACTTATATACTACATTTGATCTACATGGTGCTGAAGAAGCACCTTATCTTGCCCTCGTGTGTTTTGGTGCTCTATCTATGATCTACCTCCTTTGAGAAAAGCTGTGTAGTTCTCTCATTTTAGCAGAATGTAATATAAACTTTCTAAAAAATCTGAGGTGCAGGTATGATAAAGCTATTTCTTTACTAGTTGATCATGGAATGAATTCACTAGTAGCGAAAgcattgttttatattttaaccAACATACCATATGCAGGATAACAAATGGAGGTCGCTGATCCAGCAACGTAATGATTCTTCAGCTCGTGAACATCTAGAGAACATTAATCTCAATGCTGACGGGGAGAGTCAGGTTCTTGAAGATACTTTAGAAACAACCACTCGGAACATTCCACCTTATGATGCTTCTGCTGATACACCAGAGAAAGCATACCTTTTCGATGAGATTATTCCCAAAGGTGAAAGGATTCACCTCCTGGATATTTTGGACGATTTACACTCTGGAACAGATATCCCTTCAAAAAGTTATCCAAGTTTTGTTTTTAATCGTATGCACAAACTAAGGGAGATTCAGGTGCATTATCTTGTTTCTTTGACCTTATTACTGAGCATTATGCTTGATCATTTATTTAGTATTTTGTTGTTGCCATTTAACTTAGTGTGCTTTATTCCTTTACAATGATCAAGTGAATTCCGCTAGCTTCTTGTGTCTTATTTGGTTATATTATGCCTTCTATTATTGCATATGATCTCATTTAAGCTACTCCATTTATTGTTTTAAGGCCTATAGAcaattcttataaaataattaactaatTACATCGGCCTATATGAGCCAATACATAAAtatatttgaaacagaagttgcaGAACTTTTGAAAGTATGTTTTTACTTTTCCAACTTGATTCTCATGCCGTAATTTAAACAACTCTTGGAGCATAAGGTTAAGCAGTGGTATAATGAAGTCATGTGACAGGCTACTTGGTTCTTCTCTAATAAGCCTAGTTCATCAaggtaaaaaaaattgatgtactTTATTTTTTGCGGTTTAGTTTGAGATGCCAAACCCATAATACAAACTGGCAAATTTTTTTCCGATAGATTTTACATAAGTGTGATACAGAAATATTACCAATTGTTcactttgaaaagggaagtctacCTAACCAACAGCTCCCTATTGTTGAGGGAGGCATTTTTTTGGTTATAAGGTGAAATCCTTGTGAACATAAGCTAGGCAGCACATGAGAAATACCtgtaaattttttcttccttACATGTTCATCACATATGTATCCATGCTTCTAGTAGATGGTACATTCTACTAAAAGGAGTTAGAAACTCATCAAAGGAGGTGTATACTTCCataatttcttttgttttgctGTGAACCATGAAAATCAGGATTTCCTAAATTTGGGTATTTTTACAAGATAAATTTAAGTCCTCTAGTGTGGAACTTGAGCATATACTCATGAAGGCATCTACTTTATAATTACTTGCTGTGTCCAGATTTTTCTCTTAGTGAAGTCGAGAGCATCTGTGCAACATGCGTTTTCTAGTCATTCAGCATTCTTGATGCTTGTTAATAAAATGTATTGTTTCTTATTGAATGTAGACTTCAGTTAAAACTTTCCTCATCATGTTATTAAGTTTCTAGGGAGGAAAAGGTCATATGAAGTAAGCAAGTAATTGTAATCAGTGGCATCACCACTCTGCCAAATATACACACTTCATAAAGAGAAGGAAGTTCAATTAAACAAAATGTGACTGTGTTTCTCTATCAACCTATTTTGTTATTGTACCACAAACAATCATTTTTCTAGAAAAACTAATGTTTCATCTCCTGACATTTACaggatgagaaagagagagagaaactgGCTTGCATATTCTCATACATCTCTCATCTTCAAAATTTTTGGGAACGATCACGCCCTTCTCGGCATTTTAAGTCCGCTTCTCATGACAAATCCACCGATCACCTCAAGATTCCACGCATTGTATATCAGAAGCTGCTGAGGATGTTTTTGGATCGAGAATCAAATGTGCTATCAACAGAAAAGAATGAACTTCTTATTGGGCACATACTGGTGCTCACACTTTTCGCTGATTGCTTCCAAACAGACCCATCTGACATTGCAAGAGACTTGAAGATGACTGTCCAGACTCTAAAACCATACTATCAACAATTAGGATGTAAAATCTTCCGGGAGTCCCCTTCTGCGCCCATGTTTATGATTCTTAATGCTCCACTGCAGTTCCCAGAGATAAGGAGGACTCAGAGACGACGTAAGTAGCCATCCCAAATTACTGCTGGTACCAGATAATTCATATTCATGCATACATCTATGTGACGGAGGATGAGCATTTTTCATGTATCTTTTACAAGAGACAGGTCTTGCTATCTATTTGCAGTACGAGAAGGATGATTGCAGTGCCTAGTCTTTTATGTTTTTGTGTTTCCTGCTGCTCAATTGAATGTGTTCTGAGACGCAATGCTTATCTCTGTGCGGATACGTTTATCTTAAAAGGgctattattattaaattgacGGCTTTGCATATGATTGGGTGTAAGACAGACTTCCTAGAGACCAAACTCCAATTTTTGTGGCTACTCATTTTCTTTCATGGTGGGAGATCATTTTGCATTGCTGAATGCTGACGTTGTTGACACACTGGACTATAATAATTTGTATGGCTCGTTATATGACATTGCTGTGTGATTCTTCAGAATAGAATTTGAGTTTCCATGTTCATCCAAGTGTCTAAGCTCAAAGCCATTTCAGATATTTTTGTTCAAAATCCAACTATATGCTCTACAAGTAAAGTTATATATTCATTCACATTACATGAGCAAATAAGTTagcatttagtttttttttttttctttacagtTTATTAAATAAAGTATTGTGTATTTATCTCAAATATCAAGTACACATTAAAGCTGCTTGTTTTCTAATTATATAAcattacccttttttttttttttaagcaattAGTAAGCTTTTGTTTTTAGCTAGCTGGTATCTTCATATAGAATTTAACTTTACCAATAAATTGGTGAATTTGAACTAATCGAAGTTTGATTGTTTGTAGTTTGGCTAACTTCATCATTACGTTGGTTTCTTTTTAACATGAACACAATACCGCTAATGCCATCCCTACTAATCAAAATTAAGAACCAAATTAGTACAGACTTGTTTTCTCCTGAGAAAACGAATATCCGAGGAGATTTAATTGGAAATTTTGCTGTCCGACGCCGTCTCTCACAAAATGTGGCGATCGAGTAATCCTGAAACATATCAAGGGTGACGTGGCCCCGCACGTTTCTTAGGGGTGACAGTTCTTAGGGGTGATTCAGCATCTTCCACCCTTGCGTTGCAAGCCAAAATTGTATATCTCGCGATATATGGCGGCGATCATCCAAGAGATGAACTGTGGACCGTTCGCTGCCCATCGGACGGACGATGCTACACGAGTGGCTTCCTTTTTGTCTGCTGTTCCCTTATATTTTGGTTCCGTGCGACTGGAGGAGCGGCCGCCGATTGATAACGCAAGACAAGCCCAAGGGAGAGCGAGCGGGAGGAGAGCAGAGAGCCATGGCTCCCGAACCCGAGGACGAGATCAGCGAGAAGAATCCTCGCCCTCTTGACGAGGACGACATCGCCCTCCTCAAGACCTACGTGAGCCCCTTCCTCTCGTCCTCCTCTCCGTCCCTCTCTCTTCGATCTGTAATCGAATCTTCGATCCTTCCTTCTCCCCTCTCTTCCTGTCTCTCTCCGGGTCCAAGATCGTATCTTTTGTCGGTTTTGTTCTCGAGAAGCTCTGCTGTCAGGTGGTGCGAGTTAGGGCTCCTCCTCTTCTGTCCCTTTTTCATCTGTCATATAATCTTCGATTCCTCGTCCTCTTGTTTCTTATATTCGGGTTTGGTGTGAGTTAGGGGCTCCTCCTTTTCCATCCTTCTTTGAGATTTCCTATCTTcgtctcttcttttctctcttccaGTCCTTAAACCTCTTCCATCCGTCTTTAGTCCGTCATGTAATCTTCAATTTCCCTACTCTCGACTCTTCTTGTATATCTTCGAGAACAAAGATCGATTTTTTCGTTGGAATTTTACTCCTTAGGAAGTTCTAGGGTATACTCTTCCATCTCTCTTGGATCTGTCGTGTAACAACCCTCAACTTCCCCTTCTATTGTCTCCTCTATTCCTCTTTTCGAGTCAAAGTTTAATACATTgggtcttctttcttgttttgtttttggctgcccgctttttattaaatattttgttaTTCTGAAATGTGGGCTGTATTGTGTTTGCTTAACCTTTACGatgcttttcttcttttttttttcccttctcgcCCAGATTTTCCATTTGATTTCGCGTCATGTCACCTTCAACTGTAGAGAATTTTTTCCAGAATCTGCATTCGTTATCATTTCATGGTTTCCTTCTTCCACGTCAGCTGCTTCAAGCTTCGTGCTTTATCAATTTGCATGCTAGGTTCAAGCTGCTGTGTTGTTTACCTTGGCTTGTGGGATACCCTTGTTTTTGGATGGTTAAGAGTATTAGCCTTAATGCTCCAGTTCCTGATCTCTCTGATATTTTTTGATGGCAGGGCCTGGGGCCTTACTCTACAAGCATTAAGAAGGCCGAGAAAGAAATCAAGGAATTGGCCAAGAAAGTTAATGATTTATGTGGTatgtttgtgaaaaaaaaaaaaatcaacggaGTGTGGACTTTGTTGACAAAGCCTTCTCAGTTTCGTGTAATCACTAATTATCACTATTATATGCTTTTTTGAGCAGTTATGTTATAAAGTGCTTGATTTAGACTGGAAAGGGAGTGGACTAGGAGCTTTAGAGTTATGATACAGTCTAAAAATTGTTGGTTGAATGAGAGAAAGGTAGAATGCTTAAGTAGAAACATGACATGTATCAAGGTTGAATGCAAAAGCAAAGCTACACAGAAACATGTCATATAAAGGTAAATCCATTTGTAAGCATGTCACGAATTGATTTTATAGCCAATGGTTATCAAGTCTCAGATTACTTAAAATTATTGATTATGAGTCTCACAAGAGAATGAAGACGTGCTAAAACTGAGTTGTTCTAGTTTCATTGAGTGAGCAGGTTAGTAAATATTGATAATTTCACAATTTAACAATGAAGCAAGTTCTGATGCATGGTTGAACTTGTAAAGTAATGAACAATTAAATGGTATTTGACTCCATTGCACGTGATGGGCATAGTCATGATTCGTCTTATTGGTCCGTACCGGTGTACCAACTAGTTGTTGGTACGGTGCGTATCGATTTGTACCGACATATTGACACATGATATGGTAGGGTGTAGTGACATTTTGATATGTAACACTCATGCCAGTCACCTATCGGAttggtatgtaccacccatattgGGCAGTATGGGCATAACTAAGTTATAGTAAACCTATGAATCACAATGTAAATTGTTAAGACCCCAAAGTAGTTGTACCATTAAATGAATATGTTATAAAGAAACAGTTAAGATGTTATATGTTTGTTTGGAAGATTCTTTCGTGCTTGGTGAATCAAGATATTAGATTCTCAAATTAGTAACTAGAGAGTCCAAGATATGTAAGATCTAAGCTATTTGAGAATAGAGATTTAAATTTTTCTGCACCATATAGGAACTATCAGTAGAAATGATCCTTGGAGAAGGATAAAATGTGGACCAATATAACGGAAATAGTTCTTGTGGTTAATATGCTTTGCACATTAGCTAGTCGAGGCATTATATAATGGTCTTCAAATATGACCTTTGTTTTCTGAATGGTGGTTTCTCATCAAATATCTCTTCACAAGCTTCATCTTAGTATGACTTTTTTGTACAATTGATTTTTTTAAGGCTTCTCTTGCTTTTTAGCTTTTTACTAACTCCTGCGAATTTGTTTGGTTTCAACTTTTGAACATATACAAGAACTTTGTTTCATCTTGGAGTAGGACAGGATGTGAAAGGTTTACCaccgtgagagagagagaaagtaccTGGACTTTGATTCATTGTCTGTCCCAAGAGCGATAAATGTCAAGAGAATGGAAACACACAATATTGTTCGAGACTCATTGTGGCTTTAGTAGTGCACCTGGGGATGAAAGTCCCAAAGTTTCACATAATGGtgtgagaaaagaaaaagaatttttttttttcaaaactcaTTGCCCAATATATAAACTTCTAAATTCACATTGATAtataatcttctctttgcacaaAAAAGAATTTATTGGTATTGTCGTCCTTCTTTGCATCAATTAAACCTAAATATTTTTTGTAAATGTTTGATATTTTCCCCTTCCAGACAATCTAAATAGGTAATGCAGAGACAAGGAAAAGTTATGTGACAACTTATTACATGCCAATCTAGGCTTGGATCAAGTATCCCAACCCAATCCAGCTGATTTCAAGGTTTAATCATAGTCACCATAAAAAAACAACCATGATTTGGTTGGAATCAGTTGATTCTATGTAGAAACAGATACTTTAGGTTGATTTATGCAATCTGGCCCTAAAACGTGGAGGTTGGTTGCTGGAGGAACCACCACCTCTCTTTTTATTAAAATTACCATCTGTTGATGTGACCACTGCTTTCTCTTTCCCCAgatattttttcaaatattttaaattttttgccTTTTTATTGATTTTATTTGCTTATATATATGCCATATgttgttattataatttttatacttatgtTCTTAATTATTTTCTGTACTTCAATTCTTTTAAAAAGAAATTTGTTCAATTTTCAACTACAACTATCTTATTTAATAAACCACAATCCCAATTCTTAAGCGGATCATGCACAAACCTTGGATTCTGTCACAGCCACAAGTCAAACCTAATCGTAATTTGTTTTTCCTA includes:
- the LOC103973833 gene encoding uncharacterized protein LOC103973833 — protein: MAEATDGRSDTKKKKKKRNKRVSVEMKALSEAADRVAPVVGYFPSGYDPRGEGADPSIKVFRNKKRPNRLELVVSPSGTGVDFVGKSYAGEAAGAQICSYALGVLDKESQTLRIVPIASNKILRLEPWLKMNPFADTEVSDGLAEESIATSKTERKMVDLTSLYGTKKDRDKDNKWRSLIQQRNDSSAREHLENINLNADGESQVLEDTLETTTRNIPPYDASADTPEKAYLFDEIIPKGERIHLLDILDDLHSGTDIPSKSYPSFVFNRMHKLREIQDEKEREKLACIFSYISHLQNFWERSRPSRHFKSASHDKSTDHLKIPRIVYQKLLRMFLDRESNVLSTEKNELLIGHILVLTLFADCFQTDPSDIARDLKMTVQTLKPYYQQLGCKIFRESPSAPMFMILNAPLQFPEIRRTQRRRK